The following are encoded together in the Phyllobacterium zundukense genome:
- a CDS encoding ADP-ribosylglycohydrolase family protein, translated as MTNDTNLSLKGRVRALLFGVAYGDAIGAPVEKLSAVEIRDRYGKVTSLDTAWHRMNQSEIARSGRVRGSGIVTDDTLMTLCLMSVYNDVRRHLDAWDMADGMVREIAWKPRWVPELQREALLIERLFYPEKWIFQRHQLTNCDPREGGIGNMVNCGAAMYIAPIGVVNACDPKAAYDEAIAFASGHQQSFGLEAAGVLAAAIAAALVPGTTVDKIIDEALLLAKDGTKKAIAGIVDAAQGLKGAEHAKVVETFHSIIGKYSPMGDDVVHSIKKAGVPSEAYRPSRINAIEELPLALGFAVVNDGDFYRTIQDGINSGRDTDSIGVMAGAILGAMHGEAVIDAAVAAQLDRVNRLTLFASADAFTETAIAVQSNDHRREAARLKARQALQSSPEFVEIQPL; from the coding sequence ATGACAAATGACACTAATCTATCCCTCAAGGGAAGGGTTCGTGCGCTTCTCTTTGGCGTCGCTTACGGCGACGCCATCGGAGCGCCCGTCGAAAAACTCTCTGCTGTCGAGATCCGCGATCGCTATGGCAAGGTGACGTCGCTCGACACCGCGTGGCACCGCATGAACCAGAGTGAGATAGCCCGCAGCGGCCGCGTCCGCGGCAGCGGCATCGTCACGGACGATACGCTGATGACCTTGTGCCTAATGTCGGTCTATAACGACGTTCGCCGGCATCTGGACGCTTGGGACATGGCTGACGGCATGGTCCGGGAAATCGCCTGGAAGCCCAGGTGGGTTCCCGAACTCCAGCGCGAAGCCCTCTTGATCGAACGTCTTTTCTACCCGGAGAAGTGGATCTTCCAGCGTCATCAGCTGACCAACTGCGATCCGCGCGAGGGTGGGATCGGCAACATGGTGAACTGTGGCGCAGCGATGTACATCGCACCGATCGGCGTCGTGAATGCATGCGATCCCAAAGCGGCCTACGACGAGGCGATTGCGTTCGCGTCCGGTCATCAACAAAGCTTTGGGCTTGAGGCCGCCGGTGTGCTCGCCGCGGCGATCGCCGCTGCCCTCGTTCCCGGTACGACGGTCGATAAGATCATTGATGAGGCGCTCTTGCTCGCCAAGGATGGAACGAAGAAGGCGATTGCCGGCATCGTCGATGCAGCGCAAGGACTGAAGGGCGCCGAGCATGCCAAGGTTGTCGAGACATTTCATTCGATCATAGGAAAATATTCGCCTATGGGGGACGACGTTGTGCATTCGATCAAGAAAGCCGGCGTCCCGAGCGAGGCCTATCGCCCATCTCGTATCAACGCAATCGAGGAACTGCCGCTGGCACTTGGTTTCGCTGTCGTCAACGACGGTGATTTCTACAGGACCATCCAGGATGGCATCAACTCGGGACGCGACACCGACTCGATTGGCGTGATGGCTGGGGCCATCCTAGGCGCCATGCACGGCGAGGCGGTCATCGATGCCGCCGTCGCCGCGCAGCTCGACCGCGTGAACAGGCTGACGCTTTTTGCTTCAGCCGACGCGTTTACCGAGACTGCCATTGCCGTCCAAAGCAACGATCACCGTCGCGAGGCGGCAAGGCTGAAAGCACGACAAGCGCTCCAGAGCTCTCCCGAATTCGTTGAAATCCAACCGCTTTGA
- a CDS encoding UPF0262 family protein: MTAATMSSSSFRLCAVSLDGSFGRQTDKDQKREQAVAIFDLLDNNTFAPVGHDGGPYRLGLALADRRLVISVTTETGAPILCHHLSLTSFRRLLKDYSLVCDSYSHAKARAAADRLEAIDMGRRAIHNEASELLRERLRSKVDIDHETARRLFTLVHVLISQNTLSSTLNISRSLALTSER; this comes from the coding sequence ATGACGGCCGCGACCATGTCTTCGTCCAGCTTTCGGCTTTGTGCGGTCTCGCTCGACGGGTCTTTCGGAAGGCAGACGGACAAAGACCAAAAACGCGAACAGGCTGTCGCGATTTTTGATCTCTTGGACAACAACACCTTTGCACCGGTTGGCCATGACGGCGGACCCTATCGGCTGGGCCTTGCATTGGCCGACAGGCGGCTGGTCATATCCGTCACCACTGAGACGGGGGCGCCCATCCTTTGTCACCATTTGTCGCTCACCTCGTTCCGTCGGCTGCTCAAGGATTACAGCCTTGTGTGCGACAGCTACTCGCATGCAAAAGCCCGCGCGGCGGCCGATAGGCTCGAGGCCATCGACATGGGACGCCGGGCCATCCATAACGAAGCATCCGAACTGCTCAGAGAACGCCTCAGATCGAAAGTTGACATCGACCATGAGACCGCCCGTCGGCTGTTTACCCTGGTCCATGTCCTGATCAGTCAGAACACGCTGTCGAGCACATTGAACATCAGCCGAAGCCTGGCGCTGACTTCGGAACGATAA
- a CDS encoding GNAT family N-acetyltransferase codes for MSILIRPLHSTVESELLDLHCLIRQLSSAAVLPSSEKMSLLLGNEDLKLLAAYDGSRIVGMLTLIFYRLPTGVRARIEDVAVHDQYRGQGIGKRLCQKAIELYRGSGARSLDLTSSGDRLAANGLYVSLGFELRNTNAYRFPS; via the coding sequence ATGTCGATTTTAATTCGGCCCTTACACAGCACGGTCGAAAGTGAACTGCTTGATCTGCATTGCCTTATACGGCAACTTTCTTCCGCTGCCGTACTGCCGTCGTCGGAAAAAATGTCATTGTTATTAGGTAATGAGGATCTAAAACTGCTAGCAGCGTACGATGGAAGCAGAATTGTGGGCATGCTCACGCTAATATTTTATCGGCTTCCGACAGGTGTACGTGCCCGTATCGAAGATGTGGCCGTCCATGATCAATATCGAGGACAAGGTATAGGCAAGAGACTTTGTCAAAAAGCAATTGAATTATATCGCGGATCGGGAGCGCGTTCCCTTGATCTAACATCCTCAGGCGACCGGCTAGCGGCCAATGGATTATATGTGTCGCTTGGGTTTGAACTGCGCAACACAAATGCCTATCGCTTTCCGAGTTAA
- a CDS encoding ABC transporter ATP-binding protein: MSEIELRNVGKSYGNVPVLSNISLEMGDGEFVVLVGPSGCGKSTLLRMIAGLEDISAGEITIGGKVVNDMRAKERDIAMVFQSYALYPHMKVANNMSFSLKLAGASKQEIRARIQNAAQILGLEKLLDRYPRELSGGQRQRVAMGRAIVRDPRAFLFDEPLSNLDAKLRVKMRSEIKKLHQRLGKTTVYVTHDQTEAMTMADKIVVLNGGKIEQFGPPLELYNDPNNVFVAGFIGSPEINLLQAEVKGDRAVMQDGISLPLPVALPEYRKITYGIRPQHIRLARDGIDGTVTLVEPTGENQEVVVRVGSHDVNVVVQGGPPISAGTGVKLEFDTGRVLLFDKQSGERIR; the protein is encoded by the coding sequence ATGTCCGAAATTGAACTGAGAAATGTCGGGAAAAGCTATGGCAACGTGCCGGTGCTTTCGAACATCTCGCTGGAAATGGGCGATGGGGAGTTCGTCGTTCTCGTGGGGCCGTCCGGCTGCGGAAAATCGACGCTCTTGCGGATGATCGCTGGGCTGGAAGACATCAGTGCCGGTGAGATCACGATCGGCGGCAAGGTCGTCAATGACATGCGGGCCAAGGAGCGGGACATCGCGATGGTGTTCCAAAGCTATGCTCTTTATCCGCACATGAAGGTTGCTAACAACATGAGCTTCTCCTTGAAGCTTGCGGGTGCATCGAAGCAAGAAATCCGCGCGCGGATTCAGAACGCGGCGCAGATACTTGGCTTGGAGAAGCTCTTGGATCGCTATCCTCGTGAGCTCTCCGGCGGACAACGTCAGCGCGTTGCCATGGGCCGAGCTATCGTTCGTGACCCGAGGGCATTTTTGTTCGATGAGCCGTTGTCGAACCTTGACGCCAAGCTGCGCGTGAAGATGCGAAGCGAGATCAAAAAGCTCCATCAGCGGCTTGGCAAGACGACCGTCTATGTCACCCATGACCAGACCGAAGCGATGACCATGGCGGACAAAATCGTTGTTCTCAATGGGGGCAAGATCGAACAATTCGGCCCTCCGCTGGAGTTGTATAACGACCCGAATAATGTCTTCGTTGCCGGATTTATTGGTTCCCCGGAAATAAATCTGCTTCAGGCTGAGGTAAAGGGGGATCGCGCCGTCATGCAGGACGGAATTTCCCTTCCACTTCCGGTCGCATTGCCCGAATACAGAAAAATCACCTATGGGATCCGACCGCAGCATATCCGTCTCGCACGTGACGGCATCGACGGGACGGTGACGCTAGTCGAACCGACGGGTGAAAACCAGGAAGTCGTAGTAAGGGTGGGGTCCCACGATGTGAACGTCGTCGTGCAAGGTGGCCCTCCTATATCGGCAGGAACAGGGGTGAAGCTGGAATTCGATACCGGCAGAGTGTTGTTGTTCGACAAACAATCCGGAGAACGTATTCGTTGA
- a CDS encoding type II toxin-antitoxin system prevent-host-death family antitoxin, producing the protein MHIGAKPGVLDCPHKPDAPAHLLAELQKFCIIQNLQILEVSLKEFSFSDLSRRSGDVLDAAMTETVSLVKRGKAKVVMMPTSEYERLTGTRQEERRAFTLADAPEEDIENLMTGFQEIIDDVEQQSKE; encoded by the coding sequence TTGCACATAGGTGCCAAACCCGGCGTTTTGGATTGTCCGCACAAACCAGACGCGCCGGCGCACCTCCTTGCCGAATTACAGAAGTTCTGTATCATACAGAACTTACAAATTTTGGAGGTTTCGCTGAAAGAGTTTTCGTTTTCGGATTTAAGCCGGAGGTCCGGCGACGTCCTTGATGCCGCCATGACGGAGACAGTGTCCCTGGTGAAACGAGGGAAGGCGAAAGTCGTGATGATGCCAACGTCGGAATATGAGCGCCTGACGGGCACAAGGCAAGAAGAGCGGCGAGCCTTCACGCTGGCAGACGCCCCTGAAGAGGACATCGAGAATCTCATGACCGGATTTCAGGAGATCATCGACGACGTCGAGCAGCAGTCAAAAGAATGA
- a CDS encoding ADP-ribosylglycohydrolase family protein, whose protein sequence is MLSTTDIFDRIYSGFIGKAIGVRLGAPVEPTIWTYERIRDTYGEITEFLRDFRNFAADDDTNGPVYFIRALRDYGLGAKAEDVGKTWLNYAAEEHGMYWWGGFGISTEHTAYQNLRAGIPAPQSGSISQNGTTVAEQIGGQIFIDSWGWVHAGDPEKAAEASARAASVAHDGEGLNGARFCAAAIAKAFVARSIEETIESGLSTISPDSTYARVSHAVIAFHAANPTDWRACRDMLTAKWGYDRYPGVCHIIPNAGVLVMALIYGQGDLPRTVEIATMAGWDTDCNAGNAGAVVGTFQQVQPGWDKYRKPINDVVIASGVTGTVNVVDVPSFARELTVLALRLQGREAPNLWVQDFERRGVRFDFDAPGATHAFRTEPLNKITLKGSVDKQVGAARGALEIQLDRLDRGQGGRVFWKPFYRRSDFDDERYRPMFTPLVDDGQAVRFKLWLDPWEGDGNLRVAPYVRRAMSGTIQETGAWHVPSSDGWQDYEFTIPDGDGEAVDEIGILVEYFGRLKFSGRLFFGEFSVSGKGRTIVDPAKEALEWGGITRFTRNRGHWSLEQGRIHAHTASDADAWTGNAYLRDISVSADLQPLSGSSHLVVARAQGTSRFYAAGFQDGEAVILVENHGTTILARTPFMPEQGRDYAVSFSVTSDRLILSIDGRFVLQADDRTLCYGMAGLRLASAGRMSIGRFEIVEA, encoded by the coding sequence ATGCTCTCCACAACTGACATTTTCGACCGCATCTATTCCGGCTTCATCGGCAAAGCGATTGGCGTGCGCCTGGGCGCGCCGGTCGAGCCGACCATCTGGACCTATGAGCGCATTCGCGACACTTATGGCGAAATCACGGAGTTTCTGCGGGATTTCAGGAATTTTGCCGCCGACGACGACACCAACGGACCGGTCTATTTCATCCGGGCGCTACGCGACTACGGTCTTGGCGCCAAGGCGGAAGACGTCGGCAAGACCTGGCTGAATTACGCCGCCGAAGAGCACGGAATGTACTGGTGGGGCGGCTTTGGCATTTCGACTGAGCATACCGCCTATCAGAACCTGCGGGCCGGCATCCCGGCGCCGCAATCCGGCTCGATTTCTCAAAACGGCACCACCGTCGCCGAACAGATTGGCGGTCAGATTTTCATCGACAGCTGGGGCTGGGTGCATGCGGGCGACCCCGAGAAGGCGGCCGAAGCGTCTGCGCGCGCGGCAAGCGTCGCGCATGATGGCGAGGGTTTGAACGGCGCACGTTTCTGCGCCGCCGCCATCGCCAAGGCTTTCGTTGCGAGAAGCATCGAGGAGACTATCGAATCCGGCCTTTCGACCATCTCACCGGATTCGACTTATGCCCGGGTCTCGCACGCCGTGATCGCTTTCCACGCGGCAAACCCGACCGACTGGCGGGCCTGCCGAGATATGCTGACGGCGAAGTGGGGTTACGACCGTTATCCTGGCGTCTGCCATATCATTCCCAATGCCGGCGTCCTTGTCATGGCGCTGATCTACGGTCAGGGCGACCTGCCCCGCACGGTCGAAATTGCCACGATGGCCGGGTGGGACACCGACTGCAATGCCGGTAACGCGGGTGCGGTTGTCGGTACATTTCAGCAGGTTCAGCCCGGCTGGGACAAATATCGCAAGCCGATCAACGATGTCGTCATCGCCTCCGGTGTGACAGGTACGGTCAATGTCGTCGATGTCCCATCCTTTGCACGCGAGCTTACCGTTCTTGCTTTGCGGCTGCAGGGCAGAGAGGCGCCGAACTTATGGGTTCAGGATTTCGAGCGGCGCGGCGTCCGTTTCGATTTCGATGCCCCGGGCGCGACCCACGCGTTTCGGACCGAGCCGTTGAACAAGATAACTCTCAAGGGGTCCGTGGACAAACAGGTCGGTGCCGCCCGCGGCGCGCTTGAGATTCAGCTCGACCGGCTAGACCGTGGACAGGGCGGCCGGGTCTTCTGGAAACCGTTTTATCGGCGCTCGGATTTTGACGACGAGCGTTACCGCCCAATGTTTACGCCACTGGTCGATGACGGTCAGGCCGTGCGTTTCAAGCTGTGGCTCGATCCTTGGGAGGGTGACGGCAATCTGCGCGTCGCCCCTTATGTCCGTCGCGCCATGTCCGGCACGATCCAGGAGACCGGGGCATGGCACGTGCCGTCAAGTGATGGCTGGCAGGATTATGAATTCACGATCCCTGACGGCGATGGCGAAGCAGTCGACGAAATCGGCATCCTCGTTGAGTATTTCGGTCGCCTGAAATTCTCGGGCCGCCTGTTTTTCGGCGAGTTCTCGGTGTCAGGCAAAGGCCGCACGATTGTCGATCCCGCCAAAGAGGCACTTGAATGGGGCGGCATCACTCGCTTCACCCGGAACCGCGGCCATTGGAGCCTCGAGCAAGGCCGCATCCATGCGCACACGGCGAGCGATGCCGACGCCTGGACCGGGAATGCCTATCTGCGCGACATCAGTGTCAGCGCCGATCTTCAGCCGCTCTCGGGATCGTCGCACCTTGTCGTCGCCAGGGCACAGGGGACAAGTCGCTTTTATGCCGCCGGCTTCCAGGATGGAGAGGCCGTTATTCTCGTCGAAAACCACGGTACGACGATCTTGGCACGCACGCCATTCATGCCGGAACAGGGTCGAGATTACGCGGTCAGTTTTTCCGTCACCAGTGATCGCCTGATCTTATCCATCGACGGCAGGTTTGTGCTCCAGGCTGACGATCGGACCCTGTGTTACGGGATGGCAGGTCTGCGTCTCGCGTCTGCCGGGCGCATGTCGATCGGTCGGTTTGAAATCGTCGAAGCTTGA
- a CDS encoding nucleotidyltransferase — protein sequence MKGYRSDYDLLIIVNDRRLTHFASYWYKAADRLLHDRGVTTQVGFIVHSRREVNTALRKGQYFFSDIRREGIALYELDDEPLAEPRPLTPADEYKVAKQHFGITFAEAQLMLKIAQWQCEQSQANSAWRNGAAFNLHQAIEHAYSTALLTLTNYGPPSHNLNFLRTLTEGRDRRLSEAWPRDQQRFRAWFNTINEAYVKARYSKHFEISEFEISEEALVWLGERTKILHRLVETICKEHLEQLQNATLRDVFSVHCMKPHQTRDTALDAVSARVPEAHIGPPSSRGKP from the coding sequence ATGAAGGGTTACCGCTCGGATTATGACCTGTTGATCATCGTCAATGACCGCAGGCTCACCCACTTTGCCAGCTACTGGTACAAAGCCGCAGACCGGCTGCTACACGACAGAGGCGTCACCACCCAGGTCGGCTTTATCGTCCATTCGCGGCGTGAGGTGAATACGGCACTCAGAAAAGGCCAGTATTTCTTCTCCGACATCCGCCGTGAGGGCATCGCCCTTTATGAACTTGATGATGAGCCCCTAGCCGAGCCGAGGCCGCTGACGCCGGCCGATGAATACAAAGTGGCAAAGCAGCATTTCGGCATCACGTTTGCTGAAGCTCAGTTGATGCTGAAAATAGCTCAATGGCAATGCGAGCAATCCCAAGCTAACTCTGCTTGGCGAAATGGAGCGGCATTCAACTTACACCAAGCAATTGAACACGCATATTCAACAGCTCTGCTTACTCTGACCAACTACGGTCCGCCTTCCCACAACCTAAATTTTCTGCGGACCTTGACGGAAGGCCGCGATCGGCGTTTGTCGGAAGCTTGGCCACGCGACCAGCAGCGTTTCCGCGCCTGGTTCAATACAATCAACGAAGCTTATGTGAAGGCACGCTACTCGAAACACTTCGAGATCAGCGAATTCGAGATCAGCGAAGAGGCCCTGGTCTGGCTGGGTGAGCGAACTAAAATTCTGCATCGACTCGTCGAAACGATCTGCAAGGAACATCTGGAACAGCTGCAAAACGCAACGCTCCGGGATGTTTTTTCTGTCCATTGTATGAAACCGCATCAGACCCGCGACACCGCTTTGGACGCAGTATCCGCCCGAGTTCCCGAAGCCCACATAGGTCCGCCGTCTTCGCGGGGGAAACCGTAA
- a CDS encoding FitA-like ribbon-helix-helix domain-containing protein, whose protein sequence is MASMTIRNIDDPLKRRLRLRAASHGRSMEDEARDILRAALSVDGKQPRNLALAIRSRIALLGGVELETAPRELIREPIDFGR, encoded by the coding sequence ATGGCAAGCATGACGATTCGCAATATAGACGATCCTCTCAAGAGGCGGCTTCGCCTTCGGGCAGCTTCCCATGGCCGGTCTATGGAGGATGAGGCGCGCGACATTCTGCGGGCGGCATTGTCAGTGGATGGGAAACAGCCGCGCAATCTTGCGCTGGCGATCCGGTCGCGGATAGCCCTCTTGGGCGGGGTGGAACTCGAAACCGCTCCACGTGAGCTAATCCGCGAGCCAATTGATTTCGGTCGATGA
- a CDS encoding type II toxin-antitoxin system VapC family toxin — MIVLDTNVISELLMPRPASNVERWLAEQPSASVFTTTVTQAEILYGVRLLPEGRRRRDLEAAILPIFEEDLAGRILAFDSDAAGAYSMIATSRRRLGRPITQFDAQIAAIAASRGAALATRNVADFEEIGLTIINPWDYRG; from the coding sequence ATGATCGTTCTAGACACAAACGTTATTTCTGAGCTTCTAATGCCTCGGCCCGCGAGCAACGTCGAGCGCTGGCTGGCGGAGCAGCCATCAGCGTCGGTCTTCACCACAACAGTCACGCAGGCAGAAATCCTGTATGGAGTGCGGTTGCTCCCTGAAGGGCGGCGGCGACGCGATCTCGAGGCAGCGATCCTGCCGATTTTCGAAGAAGATCTTGCCGGTCGCATCCTTGCCTTCGACAGCGACGCTGCCGGTGCCTATTCGATGATCGCAACGTCGCGTCGGCGATTGGGCAGACCTATAACCCAATTCGACGCCCAGATTGCTGCAATTGCAGCTTCGCGCGGGGCGGCACTTGCCACACGCAATGTGGCTGATTTCGAAGAAATTGGCCTCACGATCATAAACCCATGGGATTACCGAGGCTGA
- the zigA gene encoding zinc metallochaperone GTPase ZigA produces MPPLDSSDRRLPVTVLSGFLGAGKTTLLNHVLNNREGRRVAVIVNDMSEVNIDADLVREGGADLSRTDEKLVEMTNGCICCTLRDDLLLEVRRLSASGRFDYLLIEGTGIAEPLPVASTFSFRDDEGNSLSDIARLDTMVTVVDAASLLKDYGSNDFLRDRGEAAGDGDERTIVDLLVEQIEFADVVVINKVSEVSLEQQALVRKVVMALNADARIVETDFGRAPLGDVLDTGLFNKEKAERHPLWFKELYGFKDHVPETEEYGIQSFVYRARRPFHPRTFNAFVNQTWPGLIRAKGHFWLATRPNWVGEFSLAGAIARSIPLGRWWAAVPKNRWPDHPEWQRVLDRNWDKVWGDRRQELVFIGMGMDEDAIRAALDACLIGEPNARRFEPSAWRNLPDPFPVWGTADAA; encoded by the coding sequence ATGCCGCCCCTCGACTCGTCCGATCGCCGCCTGCCCGTCACCGTCCTGTCCGGCTTCCTCGGCGCGGGAAAGACCACCCTGCTCAACCATGTCCTCAACAACCGCGAGGGCCGCCGCGTCGCCGTCATCGTCAACGATATGAGCGAGGTCAATATCGACGCAGATCTCGTGCGCGAGGGCGGGGCCGATCTCTCGCGTACCGACGAAAAGCTCGTGGAAATGACCAACGGCTGCATCTGCTGCACGCTGCGTGATGACCTGTTGTTGGAGGTCCGGCGGCTCAGCGCAAGCGGTCGTTTCGACTATCTGCTGATCGAGGGCACCGGCATCGCTGAACCGCTCCCCGTCGCCAGCACCTTTTCCTTCCGCGACGATGAGGGCAACAGCCTCTCCGACATCGCGCGTCTCGACACGATGGTCACCGTCGTCGACGCCGCGAGCCTGCTCAAGGATTATGGCTCAAACGACTTCCTGCGCGATCGCGGCGAAGCAGCGGGCGATGGGGACGAGCGCACCATCGTCGACCTCCTGGTCGAGCAAATCGAGTTCGCCGACGTCGTCGTCATCAATAAGGTGTCCGAAGTTTCGCTTGAACAGCAGGCCCTCGTCCGCAAAGTCGTCATGGCGCTCAATGCCGATGCCCGCATCGTCGAGACCGACTTCGGCAGAGCGCCGCTTGGCGACGTCCTCGACACGGGTCTGTTCAACAAGGAGAAGGCCGAACGCCATCCGCTCTGGTTCAAGGAGCTTTACGGCTTCAAGGATCACGTGCCCGAGACCGAAGAATACGGCATCCAGAGCTTCGTCTATCGCGCCCGGCGTCCTTTCCATCCGCGAACCTTCAACGCTTTCGTCAACCAGACCTGGCCCGGTCTGATCCGTGCCAAAGGGCATTTCTGGCTCGCCACCCGCCCGAATTGGGTCGGAGAATTCTCGCTAGCAGGCGCCATTGCCCGCTCGATCCCGCTCGGCCGCTGGTGGGCCGCAGTTCCCAAAAACCGCTGGCCTGATCATCCGGAGTGGCAGAGGGTCCTCGACCGCAATTGGGACAAGGTCTGGGGCGATCGCCGGCAGGAACTGGTCTTTATTGGTATGGGCATGGACGAGGACGCAATCCGCGCGGCCCTCGATGCCTGCCTCATCGGCGAGCCCAATGCGAGGCGCTTTGAGCCGAGCGCGTGGCGCAACCTGCCTGATCCTTTCCCGGTATGGGGGACGGCCGATGCAGCCTGA
- a CDS encoding MFS transporter: MQHEDLPLSSSTTLAPLRNGVFRSIWTASQISSLGWLVQTVAISWLMATISASDLMVALVQAASTLPVFFLSVLAGAIADNFSRRRVMFAGHCLLALASTTLMISVYLGFISPWLILGLGFVAGCGFALNDPAWHASIGDILHKRDIPAAVTLTSVGYNIVRSVGPALGGVILAFFGPLTAFALAALCDLTPLGAIWRTKWHVRTSPLPREKMTTAIHDGLRFTAMSFEIRSAVARATLFGLASISILALLPLIVRDQLTSGPIVYGILLAGFGAGAFIAGMSNSFLRRIMSQNKLVAVASVACAACCLCLALTSSVAVAAFALALGGAGWLITWTGIDVSVQLASPRWVVGRTLSIYYALSAGGMAAGSWVWGTVAQNYSLTTALEGAAGALLLVAAAGILFPVRPWEEADQESSDFHPPELALPLKPRSGPIGVKIEYSISEENTEAFLGCMRARRHVQSRAGARNWTLQRNLQTPSVWTETFRTPTWIDFLRLNHRLTAADKDVVEQLQALHDGELPPQTVLSIERTTDAARPRPIEVVSRPLR; the protein is encoded by the coding sequence ATGCAGCACGAAGACCTTCCCCTATCCAGTTCGACAACCCTCGCTCCGTTGCGGAACGGGGTATTTCGTTCGATCTGGACGGCCTCACAAATATCCAGTCTCGGGTGGCTCGTGCAAACGGTTGCCATCAGTTGGCTGATGGCGACCATTTCGGCGTCCGATCTGATGGTTGCACTCGTTCAGGCCGCGTCCACGTTGCCGGTGTTCTTCCTGTCGGTTCTCGCCGGAGCCATCGCCGACAATTTCAGCCGCCGAAGGGTGATGTTTGCCGGACACTGCCTGTTAGCGCTGGCGTCAACGACACTGATGATTTCTGTCTACCTGGGATTTATCAGTCCCTGGCTCATCCTCGGACTGGGTTTCGTCGCCGGCTGCGGCTTCGCGTTGAATGATCCAGCCTGGCACGCTTCCATCGGCGATATCCTGCACAAGCGCGACATTCCGGCCGCGGTGACGCTGACGTCTGTCGGATACAACATCGTGCGTAGCGTTGGTCCGGCTTTGGGGGGCGTAATCCTGGCCTTCTTCGGACCGCTCACCGCTTTCGCCCTGGCCGCGCTGTGCGATCTGACGCCGCTTGGCGCCATTTGGCGCACCAAATGGCACGTCCGTACTTCGCCTCTCCCGCGTGAGAAAATGACCACGGCTATTCACGACGGGCTGCGCTTCACGGCAATGTCCTTCGAGATTAGGTCTGCGGTCGCCCGTGCGACCCTGTTCGGGTTGGCCAGCATCTCCATCCTCGCGCTGCTTCCTCTCATTGTGCGTGACCAACTCACAAGCGGGCCAATCGTCTACGGCATTCTGTTGGCCGGCTTCGGCGCGGGGGCGTTTATCGCCGGCATGAGCAACAGCTTCCTCCGACGGATCATGTCGCAAAACAAGCTGGTGGCGGTCGCCTCTGTTGCCTGTGCAGCATGCTGCCTTTGCCTTGCCCTGACATCGTCGGTCGCCGTGGCGGCTTTTGCGCTGGCACTCGGGGGTGCGGGCTGGCTCATCACCTGGACGGGCATCGACGTCTCGGTGCAGTTGGCCAGCCCAAGATGGGTTGTCGGTCGCACGCTCTCGATCTACTACGCCTTGAGCGCTGGCGGCATGGCTGCCGGCAGCTGGGTCTGGGGAACCGTCGCCCAGAACTACTCCCTGACGACAGCTTTAGAAGGCGCCGCAGGGGCATTGTTGCTGGTCGCAGCAGCGGGGATACTTTTCCCGGTGCGTCCGTGGGAAGAAGCGGACCAGGAAAGTTCGGATTTTCATCCGCCGGAACTGGCACTTCCTCTGAAGCCCAGGAGTGGCCCGATCGGTGTCAAAATCGAGTATTCCATATCCGAAGAAAACACCGAGGCGTTTCTGGGTTGCATGCGCGCGAGGCGACACGTTCAAAGCCGCGCCGGCGCCCGAAACTGGACTCTCCAGCGAAACCTGCAAACGCCGTCTGTTTGGACGGAGACATTCCGCACGCCAACCTGGATCGACTTTCTTCGCCTGAACCATCGGCTCACGGCTGCGGATAAAGACGTCGTCGAGCAGCTTCAGGCCCTGCATGATGGAGAGCTTCCGCCGCAGACGGTGCTTTCGATCGAGCGCACGACGGACGCAGCCCGCCCCCGGCCCATCGAAGTCGTTTCGCGGCCCCTGAGGTGA